DNA from Salvelinus alpinus chromosome 17, SLU_Salpinus.1, whole genome shotgun sequence:
CATTGGTTTTGAATAGAACGGAGTTAGTATTGTGGTTGGTTTTCTTAAAGCATTTTCTCATTCATTTTCGTGCTGCAGCAAACAAAATTCTGATTACTATGGCGAAGATGTCAATATGCTAGTGATTATAATTGGCGAAACTTTTATCGATTTCTTCACTACCAAGCACTGTACTAGAAGAGTTATAAGCAGATGAAAGTCCATGTTTCCCCAAAGAGACTATGGAGTGGCGCTGATTTAAGACCACAAATTGCTTTTGAAGTCCATTGGCCATGATGGCAGCCAAAGAAGATGCATGTGCTAAACAAGTGAAGACTACTGATATTGATTGGAAATGACATGGGTACCACAGGTGCTTGTTTAATGAAGTTGCTGAGGAACTACAGTGAAGGATTTATGGAGAGAGCCCACATACTAGTGCTAACACCAAGTATTAGCTGATAACTGTTTTTAGCTGAAGACCACACGTGAAGACTTTAGGAATTCATTTTAGTCTGTTGGAAGAGCGGTATTTTTTTTGCTCAGCATGGAAGTCGGTGTTCCAGAAAAGTGTTGAAAATCCTGTTGGGGAATTGGTTTGTTGCATGAAATGGATTTTTAAGAAATCTAGTTATTTGACGGTTATTCAGGTAAGGTTATTAAAATGCCTCATTATATATAACAGAATAGAAACTTATTAAATCTCGATTTACTAATTCAAAAGTTTTCTAGTATTCCAGTGTGCATGATTGTCTCTGTCGCAAGACACTTCACTCTGAAATATTGTCATTACGGTTAGTAGGTGTATTGAATGCTACTCTTTCTTCAGAGGGTTTCCTCACACTTTCGGTCTCAATGTGTTTCCAAGTACAATCTTGTGCATTTGGGCACTGCATGGTAACTGGGACATGGGCACAAGTTTGGTTTTGTGGGTATACACATTCACCCATTTTTGGTTCAGTTATAACAAATGAAAAGCTCATGTCTGCATCCTTTAACAACCTCACAAACACCTTGGTTCAACTGAATTGGTAGATGTAGATCACAAACCCATTGCTAAAAAATGTACTTTTATTCAATTGTTTCCTCTTCATATTTTGTCACATAATCAAAACATTTTGGACCCTACCTTCCTCATGTTTGTTAGTCTCTCGTATAGGAGAGTACTATTAGTGTAGCTAGATTTTCTTAAACAAGGTGTTCAATCATTTTGATCATATGCTTTAAATAAACATGTAAGCTTATCAACCGCTCCTCACGCTATCGCTGTGACTATCCCCTGCTGCTCCTTCcgctcctcctcctttccttcctATCAGCTCCAGGGGTGTTGAGTTCCTCTGCTCCCCTTGGGATGGCTGTGCCCGATGTGACCAATGCCCCTTTGGAGAGTCCTGTGCCTCCAGAAGGCTCCACTTTTCTTCCAGAAATCAAATCCCATTCAGTGTCAGACATGGCTTCTGGGGAGGCAGCTAGTGGACAACTTAATGGTGTAAAAGCAACACCTGAAGTCACTGCGCAAACTGAAGTGCCTGGGGTCACAGAGGAAGCAGTGATCCAAGAATCTGTCTCACCAGTTGAGGCAGCTGCATCTGCCTCAGAAGAAACGCCTGTTCAAGAACCAACGGCACTTTCTGACGAACCTCATGCCTCAAATGAAGAACCAACTGTTCAAGACCTAGAAGCTGCTGCCGAAGAACCGGTCACCCAAGCAACTGAAAATATAATCATTCAAGATTCAGCTGCGGTTACAGAGGTTACCGTGGCTGAGGAACCTATGGCTGAAGCTGAAGAACCCATTGGAGTGGTCAAAGAACCAGTGCTTGCTGCTGAAGAGCCTATCGCTGATGCTGTTGACGCGCCAATCGTAGACACTATTGATGGGATGGCACGTGAAACTCCAGAATTCACCCCTGAGCCTGCAGTCGAGGCAATCGTTGAAGATGTGAAGACTGTGAGTTTGAAGCCAGCTCCTGAAGATGCCGTACCATGCACTGAAGTGGCCAGCTCGAACCCTGGGGACACAGAACTGGAATCTCTGCCTGCTGATTTGACCATAGACACTGCCACACTAAACAAAACTCTCGTTGAGAAAGAAGCAATGGCGGCCTTCTCTGAGGCCGTCCAGCCAAAGGTGACGTCAAATCGTGCAGGCCCGACCATCTCCACCCGGCACCTGTCAGGTGGGTCATTTTGTGTGTAAAGTAAAGGCTGCTCTTACTTTCTTACAGCAGCTCCCCCTTCCAGATCTTTTGTTTCTTATATACTTGCTAACTTTTGCACTGACTGGGCCTAGATTTGCCTTGTAAATTGTATGTTTTCCCAAATTTATCTTTTTGTATTTCAATATGCTTGATGAAAAGGGCTAATGTTGAGAGAATTAAGAATGGCAAGATTTTATTTTAAGGCTTGTTAACTCGAGGCGTCTCAATTTTCTTTTGCGTCACTGTTTTAAACTCATTGTTTCACCTTGAAACAGGCCAGTCCATTTAAGCACTTCATGTAAAGAGTTGACTTCCAGCAACTTTTTACTCTTGTCGTCTGATGTTAACTGTTCTGTTTCTGTtgctctattttctctctcagcGCTTATTGGCGTTTGTCCAGGAAGAATGCACCAAGCCAACTGTGTTCAAGTGCTTTAACAGCAGTGTGTTTTCAACACTGATATTTGTTTCCAATGAAGGTGTTTGTTTTCATTTGTGGGAGTTGTAGTTCCAGTTTAAGGCTTTTTGTTCATTGTGGTACACCATTTTAATCCTCACTATCTTTTAATCATCCTCACATCTGCTGTTGAttgctttatttatttaataGTATTAGTATTTAGTATTAAACATAGCGAATTGGTTAAATGATTCAATGAAATACTGATTTTGTTTATCTATACTATAGCGATTCTCAAACCTATGGGGTTCACAATGATGAAAGGGGGCAtaagtgaaaaagtttgggagcACTGGTATAGCTTAACTTTGAAACTCGGTTGTAAACCACAATTCATCATTCTACCTAGGGTTTAGGTCAAATGTTCTTAGTGTTATCTGTTCTGCATAGCATTATAAACAATAACCGCTAAAGCGCCTTCGGATTTGACCTGTCACAAATTATAAATCGTGCCATGCTTTGCGAATGCATTTGCCACACTTTGTCTTTCCTCTGCACTGAGTGGGTCCTCAATTTGAATTTGAGTGATGCTGTAGAaaatgtgacgtgtgtgtgtgttttgcctgAATACTTGAAATTGAGTGTGCTGCCCTGCAACAATTCCTTCCATTTCGGAAAGAAGTTTGGTGTGGTGTTTATTTTCCTAACCCTGGATTTCTGAGGTAACATTGCCTCCTGTGTTCTGATCTTTTAACCCGCATGGTTCAGGCTTTGACATCCTTGTCTTCCaaatgtaaaaacattttaaCAAATTTGTTTCATTCAGCTGCACCCTCTGCAAGTCTGGCTACCTCCCAGAAACCTCAGACTGCTTCTGGCCCTGCCAAGCCCAAAGGCAAAGAGGCCAAGGGTGGCTCTGCCCCAAAGGCTGTCCCTGGCAGAAGAAAACGCTCCTCTATGTCTGCCTCCTCTGCTTCTCCTACCTCCTCCACACCCCATTCCCCCCTAGCTACCTCACCTGGGGCTGCTGGAACTCCCAGCCAGGGCAGTCGTGCCGCCCCCAAGGTTGTGAAGGTTGGCAAACAAAGAAAGGCTAAGAAAGAGTATTTTAAGCCTACTGCTGACCTGCCAGCCCCAGCAGGGGCCAAACCTCTTCCTATGGAGCCTAAAGCTGCTCCTGCACCAGTAGTGGCCACGCCAGTAACTGTTGCTCCAGAGCCTGCCTCTCCCAAGCCTGTGGCGTCCCCTGTGTCCTTCAAAGTGACCTCAAAGCCTGCTGCACCAGCCCCCGTGTCATTTGCTGACGCTATTGCCTCTAGCCCCCCTAGAGCTGCCTCTGAAATGCCCATAGCCAAGCCAGAGCGTCTGCTCAAGGCTGAGGTGAAAGAGGTCAATGCAGCACCTGCCCTGGAGGATGACGATGACCTTCCCCCTCTCATTCCACCAGAGGAGCCAGTAAATATGCCAGTCTTCTCACCCCCTACAGTAGTAGGGACTCCTAAGCCTGCCCCAGTTGCTTCTCCAGCTCCCCCTAAGCCAGCTCCTTTTGAGCCCGTTGTAGCGGCGTCGGCTCCTGTTAAGGCTGTTGTGGCTACACCTGTTCCCCTAAAGCCGCCTCCAGTTGTTGCTACAACAGCTCCCCCTAAGCCAGTTCCAGTTAAGCTCGTTGTGGCTACACCAGCTCCCCTTAAGCCTGCTCCAGTTGTAGCTGTACCAGCTCCCCCTAAGCCAGTTCCAGTTAAGCCCATTGTTGCTACACCAGCTCCCCCTAAGCCTGCTCCTTTTGAGCCCGTTGTAGCGGCGTCGGCTCCTGTTAAGGCTGTTGTGGCTACACCTGTTCCCCTAAAGCCGCCTCCAGTTGTTGCTACAACAGCTCCCCCTAAGCCAGTTCCAGTTAAGCTCGTTGTGGCTACACCAGCTCCCCTTAAGCCTGCTCCAGTTGTAGCTGTACCAGCTCCCCTTAAGCCTGCTCCAGTTGTAGCTGTACCAGCTCCCCCTAAGCCTCCTCCAGTTGTAGCTGCACCAGCTCCCCCTAA
Protein-coding regions in this window:
- the LOC139542769 gene encoding nascent polypeptide-associated complex subunit alpha, muscle-specific form-like isoform X2 encodes the protein MPGEATETVPVTEQEMQQPQVETAPGVLSSSAPLGMAVPDVTNAPLESPVPPEGSTFLPEIKSHSVSDMASGEAASGQLNGVKATPEVTAQTEVPGVTEEAVIQESVSPVEAAASASEETPVQEPTALSDEPHASNEEPTVQDLEAAAEEPVTQATENIIIQDSAAVTEVTVAEEPMAEAEEPIGVVKEPVLAAEEPIADAVDAPIVDTIDGMARETPEFTPEPAVEAIVEDVKTVSLKPAPEDAVPCTEVASSNPGDTELESLPADLTIDTATLNKTLVEKEAMAAFSEAVQPKVTSNRAGPTISTRHLSGSGTESDSDESVPDLEEHDSAQTQQAQLAAAAEIDEEPVSKAKQSRSEKKARKAMSKLGLRQVTGVTRVTIRKSKNILFVITKPDVYKSPASDTYIVFGEAKIEDLSQQAQLAAAEKFKVQGEAVSNVQENTQTPTVQEESEEEEVDETGVEVKDIELVMSQANVSRAKAVRALKNNNNDIVNAIMELTM